Proteins from one Limanda limanda chromosome 4, fLimLim1.1, whole genome shotgun sequence genomic window:
- the pfkfb2b gene encoding 6-phosphofructo-2-kinase/fructose-2,6-bisphosphatase 2, whose translation MSSSQRDNTMSSSQRDNDSAEAKKSDLREKKCSWASYMTNSPTVIVMIGLPARGKTYMSKKLTRYLNWIGVPTKVFNLGVYRREAVRAYKSYDFFRHDNEAAMKIRKQCAMVALQDVGAYLTEEGGQIAVFDATNTTRERRDLIQGFVKENAFKVFFVESVCDDPEVIAANILEVKVSSPDYPERHRERVMDDFLKRIDCYKVTYQPLDPDIYDKDLSFIKVINVGRRFLVNRVQDYIQSKIVYYLMNIHVHSHSIYLCRHGESNHNVEGRIGGDSELSPRGKQFAHALRDFIKEHQLSNLKVWTSQLRRTIQTAEELGVPYEQWKILNEIDAGVCEEMSYEMIENTFPEEFALRDQDKYHYRYQGGESYQDLVQRLEPVIMELERQGNVLVVCHQAVMRCLLAYFLDKSAEDLPYMKCPLHTVLKLTPVAYGCKVELFYLNVEAVNTHRDRPLVNETLRDSALVPRRNSYTPLSSHDQVKRPRLYSAGNPPWLPLAPTPSALMPDGRQSQPRIGSRCLSPCAKESTLTAPRKLVAVSASE comes from the exons CTTGGGCCTCCTACATGACAAACTCCCCGACGGTGATCGTCATGATCGGCCTGCCTGCGAGAGGGAAGACGTACATGTCAAAGAAACTCACACGGTACCTCAACTGGATCGGCGTCCCAACCAAAG TGTTTAACTTGGGCGTGTACCGCAGGGAGGCCGTCAGAGCGTACAAGTCCTACGACTTCTTCCGCCACGACAACGAGGCAGCCATGAAAATAAGGAA GCAGTGTGCCATGGTAGCTCTGCAGGATGTGGGGGCTTACCTGACGGAGGAAGGAGGTCAGATCGCG gtttttgatgcaacaaacacaactagAGAACGTAGAGACCTCATTCAAGGCTTTGTGAAGGAGAATGCATTCAAG GTGTTCTTCGTGGAGTCGGTGTGTGACGACCCTGAGGTGATAGCTGCTAATATTCTG gaagtgaaggtgtcCAGTCCCGACTaccctgagagacacagagagagagtaatggACGACTTCCTCAAACGCATCGATTGCTACAAGGTCACTTATCAACCGTTAGATCCTGACATTTACGACAA GGACCTGTCATTTATCAAGGTGATAAACGTGGGCCGGCGTTTCCTGGTGAACCGGGTGCAGGACTACATCCAGAGCAAGATCGTGTATTACCTCATGAACATCCACGTGCACTCTCACTCCATTTACCTGTGCCGCCACGGAGAGAGCAACCACAACGTGGAGGGCCGCATCGGGGGGGACTCTGAGCTTTCTCCTCGAGGGAAACAG TTCGCCCACGCCCTGAGAGACTTCATCAAGGAGCACCAACTGTCGAATTTGAAGGTTTGGACGAGTCAACTGAGAAGAACCATCCAGACGGCGGAGGAGCTCGGGGTTCCTTATGAACAGTGGAAGATTCTCAACGAGATCGACGCT ggtgtgtgtgaggagatgaGCTATGAGATGATCGAGAACACTTTCCCAGAGGAGTTTGCTTTGAGAGACCAGGACAAGTATCACTATCGCTACCAAGGAGGAGAG TCCTACCAGGATCTGGTTCAGCGACTGGAGCCGGTCATCATGGAGCTGGAGAGACAGGGCAACGTGCTGGTCGTCTGCCACCAGGCCGTGATGCGATGTTTGTTGGCGTACTTCCTGGATAAAAGTGCAG AAGATCTACCGTACATGAAGTGTCCGCTCCACACTGTGCTCAAACTCACACCTGTGGCGTATG GTTGCAAAGTGGAACTGTTTTATCTGAACGTGGAGGCAGTGAACACACATCGAGACCGGCCCCTTGTAA ATGAAACCCTGAGGGACTCTGCTCTCGTACCTCGGCGGAATAGTTACACTCCCTTGTCCAGTCACGACCAGGTCAAGCGTCCCAGGCTCTACAGTGCGGGCAACCCGCCCTGGCTACCGCTTGCCCCCACGCCATCAGCTCTGATGCCAGATGGACGGCAAAGCCAA CCCCGAATAGGAAGCAGATGTCT gAGTCCCTGTGCGAAGGAATCGACTTTGACAGCTCCGAGGAAACTAGTGGCTGTGTCCGCTTCTGAGTGA